In Halorussus limi, a genomic segment contains:
- the ribB gene encoding 3,4-dihydroxy-2-butanone-4-phosphate synthase, which yields MSQAAAGVEAAVEAFREGSPVLVHDAADREGETDLIYPAGAVTPEDVSRMRNDAGGLICVALSDEVADAFDLPFLEETLDHPASAAHDLGYDERSSFSLPVNHRDTYTGITDEDRATTITELAAAAENPAETDFAEEFRAPGHVHVLRAAPDLLADREGHTELGIALAAAADREPAVVVCEMLDDETGEALSPEDAQAYAERHGFPYVEGSAVIDRLG from the coding sequence ATGAGTCAGGCCGCCGCAGGCGTCGAGGCCGCCGTCGAGGCGTTCCGCGAGGGGTCGCCGGTCCTCGTCCACGACGCCGCCGACCGCGAGGGCGAGACCGACCTGATTTACCCGGCGGGCGCGGTCACGCCCGAAGACGTCTCCCGGATGCGAAACGACGCCGGGGGACTGATCTGCGTGGCGCTCTCCGACGAGGTGGCCGACGCCTTCGACCTGCCGTTCTTGGAGGAGACGCTCGACCACCCCGCGAGCGCGGCCCACGACCTCGGCTACGACGAGCGCTCGTCGTTCTCGCTCCCGGTGAACCACCGCGACACCTACACCGGCATCACCGACGAGGACCGCGCGACGACGATTACGGAGTTGGCCGCGGCCGCCGAAAATCCGGCCGAGACCGACTTCGCCGAAGAGTTCCGCGCGCCGGGTCACGTCCACGTCCTCCGGGCCGCCCCGGACCTGCTCGCGGACCGCGAGGGCCACACCGAACTGGGCATCGCGCTGGCCGCGGCCGCCGACCGGGAACCCGCGGTGGTCGTCTGCGAGATGCTCGACGACGAGACCGGCGAAGCCCTCTCCCCCGAGGACGCGCAGGCCTACGCCGAGCGCCACGGCTTCCCGTACGTCGAGGGGTCGGCCGTCATCGACCGACTCGGGTAG